In Choloepus didactylus isolate mChoDid1 chromosome 18, mChoDid1.pri, whole genome shotgun sequence, a single genomic region encodes these proteins:
- the CCL1 gene encoding C-C motif chemokine 1, with protein MQLIATALVCLLLAGMWPQEVDGKSMHVSSSNCCFRFMERKISPQQIHCYRNTSSTCPYGGLIFKLKGGRETCVLKKGRWIQSYLKYIKPCQPKRI; from the exons ATGCAGCTCATCGCCACAGCCCTGGTGTGTCTGCTGCTGGCTGGGATGTGGCCACAGGAGGTGGACGGCAAGAGCA TGCATGTGTCATCCTCCAATTGCTGCTTCAGATTCATGGAGAGAAAGATTTCCCCGCAGCAGATCCACTGTTACAGAAACACCAGCTCCACCTGCCCTTACGGTGGCCTGAT attcaaGCTGAAAGGGGGCAGAGAGACCTGTGTCTTGAAGAAAGGCAGATGGATTCagagttatttaaaatatataaaaccctGCCAGCCAAAGAGAATATAA